Proteins co-encoded in one Salvia splendens isolate huo1 chromosome 4, SspV2, whole genome shotgun sequence genomic window:
- the LOC121800036 gene encoding receptor-like cytosolic serine/threonine-protein kinase RBK2, protein MADQNTQEIVPIRRKHAKNPSIGTPTYQKFSFSFPCSTSAQDLRAYETEQKDTSKEAVKYETETEAEAEAEAETNVVKYEEKPPSKKCGSKTSWGWRRFVKLWKKSPIKRIPVPKVVSRRISRNFRQNSFDIDSSPFKYTWKTFTYPQLKTATNNFSPENLIGKGGYSEVYKGCLANEECVAIKRLNKGVPEEDVFNFLSEIGIIAHLNHPNTARMIGYGVDGGAFLVLQLSPLGSLGAMLHNSDTKVEWSKRYKIMLGVAEGLHYLHECCERRIIHRDIKADNVLLSEDFEPRICDFGLSKWLPKHWSHHNATKFEGTFGYLAPEYFMHGIVDEKIDIFSFGVLLLELITGRQALDESKNSLVLWAKPLLDKNAVEELVDPSLENEYVAEQMDWVISTANLCIQQSPVLRPQMHQVIELLRGESNEKRGSPKGKKKQASHQRTYSEELSYVDEYNSTKCLIGR, encoded by the exons ATGGCCGATCAAAACACTCAAGAAATTGTTCCTATCCGCCG GAAACATGCAAAAAACCCTTCTATAGGAACACCAACGTACCAaaagttttcattttcattcccTTGCTCTACTTCTGCTCAAG ACTTGAGAGCTTATGAGACAGAGCAAAAAGACACGAGCAAGGAAGCCGTGAAATATGAGACGGAGACAGAGGCAGAGGCAGAGGCAGAGGCAGAAACGAACGTGGTGAAATACGAGGAAAAACCCCCGTCAAAGAAATGCGGTAGCAAGACCTCGTGGGGGTGGAGAAGATTCGTGAAGCTTTGGAAGAAGAGCCCCATCAAGAGAATACCAGTGCCTAAAGTTGTCTCAAGAAGAATAAGCAGAAATTTTAGGCAAAATAGTTTTGACATTGATAGCAGCCCCTTCAAATATACTTGGAAAACTTTCACATATCCACAACTCAAAACTGCAACCAACAACTTTAGCCCGG AGAACTTGATTGGGAAAGGAGGCTATTCTGAAGTATACAAAGGGTGTTTGGCAAATGAGGAATGTGTAGCAATCAAGAGGCTGAACAAGGGAGTGCCAGAAGAGGATGTGTTCAATTTCTTATCAGAGATTGGAATCATTGCACATCTTAATCATCCAAACACTGCAAGAATGATTGGATATGGAGTTGATGGAGGAGCAtttcttgttctccaattatCACCATTAGGCAGTTTGGGTGCAATGCTTCATA ATTCGGATACAAAAGTGGAGTGGAGCAAGAGGTATAAGATAATGCTAGGGGTAGCAGAAGGCCTACATTATCTACATGAATGTTGCGAGCGAAGAATTATTCACAGAGATATTAAAGCCGATAACGTCCTTCTATCTGAAGATTTTGAACCTCGG ATTTGTGATTTTGGGCTCTCAAAATGGTTACCCAAACATTGGTCCCATCACAATGCCACCAAGTTTGAAGGCACATTTGG ATACTTGGCTCCCGAGTATTTTATGCATGGAATCGTTGATGAGAAAATCGATATATTTTCATTTGGTGTTCTACTCTTAGAGCTCATAACCGGGCGTCAAGCACTGGATGAGTCCAAGAACAGCCTTGTGCTTTGG GCAAAACCATTGCTGGATAAGAATGCAGTTGAGGAGCTAGTTGACCCAAGTTTGGAAAATGAGTATGTTGCAGAGCAAATGGATTGGGTAATTTCCACTGCCAATTTGTGCATTCAGCAAAGTCCAGTTCTTAGGCCTCAAATGCACCAG GTGATTGAACTATTAAGAGGGGAAAGTAATGAAAAACGAGGGAGCCCAAAAGGAAAGAAGAAGCAGGCGTCGCATCAGAGAACTTACTCTGAAGAACTTTCTTATGTAGATGAATACAACTCAACTAAGTGCTTGATTGGTAGATAG